Proteins from a single region of Candidatus Poribacteria bacterium:
- a CDS encoding HAD-IA family hydrolase, which translates to MRQLKPPVQAIIFDFDYTLADSSEGVIECINFALDRLGLPLAGDAEIRKTIGLSLPDALVMLVGKEYIHHTDAFIRLFVERADEVITDMTELFDIVPETVAALQKLGIRLGIVTLKYRYRIESVLRREQLTDAFEVIIGFEDVSEQKPNPTGLLTAVERLECVRQNCFYVGDSVTDAKTAQQAHIDFIAVLSGVTPRAVFEDYDVYAVLKDVSELLNLESVRREQRR; encoded by the coding sequence TTGAGACAATTGAAACCGCCCGTTCAAGCCATCATCTTCGACTTTGACTATACGCTGGCAGACTCTTCTGAGGGGGTCATTGAATGTATTAACTTCGCACTTGACAGACTCGGTCTTCCACTCGCTGGGGATGCCGAGATTCGGAAGACAATCGGTCTATCACTACCCGATGCCTTGGTGATGTTAGTCGGGAAGGAATACATCCATCACACTGATGCGTTTATACGACTGTTCGTTGAACGCGCTGATGAAGTGATAACTGACATGACGGAACTCTTTGACATTGTTCCAGAAACAGTCGCAGCGTTGCAGAAATTAGGGATCCGACTCGGTATTGTTACACTGAAGTATCGTTACCGTATCGAATCGGTGCTCAGACGGGAGCAGCTGACGGACGCGTTTGAAGTCATCATCGGTTTTGAAGATGTGTCTGAGCAGAAACCGAACCCAACGGGTTTGCTGACAGCAGTTGAAAGATTGGAGTGTGTCCGCCAAAATTGCTTCTATGTTGGGGATAGTGTAACCGATGCCAAAACCGCACAGCAGGCTCATATAGACTTTATCGCTGTGCTGTCAGGTGTCACGCCACGCGCAGTTTTCGAGGATTATGACGTTTATGCTGTTCTTAAAGATGTGTCTGAGCTGCTAAATTTAGAGTCGGTGAGAAGAGAGCAACGCCGTTAA